Proteins from one Impatiens glandulifera chromosome 2, dImpGla2.1, whole genome shotgun sequence genomic window:
- the LOC124927431 gene encoding VAMP-like protein YKT61: MKITALLVLRCNPDGSDPVILANATDVSHFGFFQRPSVREFIVFVGRTVAKRTPLGQRQSVQHEEYKVHSYNRNGLCALGFMDDHYPVRSAFSLLNQVLDEYHKNFGESWRTILAENVQPWPYLTESLTKFQDPAEADKLLKIQRELDETKIILHKTIDSVLARGEKLDSLVEKSSDLSAASQMFYKQAKKTNQCCTIL, encoded by the exons ATGAAGATTACAGCACTTTTGGTCTTGAGGTGCAATCCTGATGGATCCGATCCAGTCATTTTGGCCAACGCCACCGACGTTAGCCATTTCGGATTCTTCCAGAGACCCAGTGTACGTGAATTCATTGTTTTCGTTGGTCGTACCGTCGCCAAACGCACGCCACTTGGCCAACGTCAATCCGTCCAACATGAAG AATATAAGGTGCACTCTTACAATAGAAATGGCCTCTGTGCACTGGGATTCATGGATGATCACTACCCTGTCCGAAGTGCATTTTCTCTACTTAACCAG GTTTTGGATGAATACCATAAGAACTTTGGGGAATCATGGAGAACTATTCTAGCAGAAAACGTCCAACCTTGGCCCTATTTAACCGAGTCTTTGACTAAATTTCAG GATCCTGCTGAGGCTGACAAATTGCTGAAAATTCAGAGGGAATTGGATGAAACAAAGATTATTCTT CATAAGACCATTGATAGTGTCCTTGCACGAGGTGAAAAGCTCGATAGTTTGGTTGAGAAAAGTTCTGATCTCAGTGCTGCTTCACAG ATGTTCTACAAGCAAGCGAAGAAAACTAATCAATGCTGTACAATACTGTGA
- the LOC124924741 gene encoding two-component response regulator ORR22-like: MTVEGLTRENVASHLQKYRLYLKRISAAAATNQQGNMVGSYGNKDLSFIRTGCNSLLEGGDFQTLSGSILPSSYSPVGMGMLGRLNNPVSISSSLLNFPSTAGGHLRQNSIPDLGKFQQLEQLELEQGSKFGEVLPSSNSLGIFLDNGSSSSSSRLQVSTSLVNHLPVIKEVPSLYNDDHHQAYNGLKMNNSSSTGAFFSHQNQNIDYNSFNGVHHEQNRNQSNNSSTALILKQTKQAGFGHNGYDALDDLMNSMMKQQDGGGGGGGGVLMMEEGELFGFGSYPTSFDSSTNSTTTHPYIL, encoded by the exons ATGACAGTTGAAGGCCTTACTAGAGAAAACGTGGCCAGCCATCTTCAG AAATACAGGCTTTACCTTAAAAGAATCAGTGCTGCTGCGGCGACAAACCAGCAAGGAAACATGGTTGGATCATATGGGAACAAAGATCTGTCTTTTATTCGAACCGGTTGTAATTCCCTTCTAGAAGGAGGAGATTTTCAAACATTATCAGGTTCTATTCTGCCATCGTCTTATTCGCCGGTGGGAATGGGAATGCTCGGAAGATTGAACAATCCGGTTAGTATAAGCAGCAGCCTCCTCAATTTTCCATCCACTGCCGGTGGTCATCTCCGGCAGAACTCCATACCTGATCTTGGGAAATTCCAGCAGTTGGAACAGTTAGAGCTTGAACAAGGTTCAAAATTTGGAGAAGTTCTTCCAAGCAGCAATTCTTTGGGTATTTTTCTTGATAAcggatcatcatcatcgtctagCAGATTGCAAGTATCAACTTCTTTGGTAAATCACTTACCAGTTATTAAAGAAGTACCTTCTTTATATAATGATGATCATCATCAGGCTTACAATGGTTTGAAAATGAACAATTCTTCATCAACCGGAGCTTTTTTTAGTCATCAGAATCAGAACATAGATTACAATAGTTTCAATGGAGTTCATCATGAGCAGAACAGAAACCAATCAAACAACAGTAGTACTGCTCTGATCTTGAAGCAGACAAAACAAGCTGGATTTGGTCATAATGGTTATGATGCTTTGGATGATCTCATGAACTCAATGATGAAACAACAA GACGGCGGCGGTGGCGGCGGAGGGGGAGTGTTGATGATGGAGGAGGGAGAGTTGTTTGGATTTGGTTCTTATCCAACCTCCTTTGATTCCTCTACTAATTCTACTACTACTCATCCTTATATATTATGA
- the LOC124924742 gene encoding two-component response regulator ARR10-like produces the protein MKKKKGDSMSGNDTFPVGMRVLAVDDDSLCLMLLEGLLRKCHYQVTTTNQAHIALKMLRENKNRFDLIISDVHMPDMDGFKLLELVGLEMDLPVIMLSANSDTRLVMKGITHGACDYLVKPVRLEELRNIWQHVIRKKKSNPLPPPPSGISTDQIENLSRKRKEEEEDDEEDENGNDNDDPTAQKKPRVVWSIELHRKFVSAVNQLGIESNYFFSTLSLFLIFLF, from the exons atgaagaagaagaaaggagatTCAATGTCCGGAAATGATACATTTCCAGTTGGAATGCGTGTTCTTGCAGTTGACGATGATTCACTCTGTTTAATGCTATTAGAGGGCTTACTTCGAAAATGTCATTACCAAG TTACTACTACTAATCAAGCACATATAGCATTGAAAATGTTGAGAGAGAACAAGAACAGATTTGACCTTATCATTAGCGACGTTCATATGCCGGATATGGATGGTTTCAAGCTTCTCGAACTTGTTGGACTTGAAATGGATCTACCAGTTATTA TGTTATCCGCCAACAGCGATACAAGATTGGTGATGAAAGGGATCACTCATGGTGCTTGTGACTATTTGGTAAAGCCAGTTAGACTTGAAGAACTCAGGAACATTTGGCAGCATGTTATCAGGAAGAAGAAATCCAaccctcttcctcctcctccttcagGAATTTCAACTGATCAGATTGAAAATTTAAGCCGGAAgagaaaggaagaggaagaagatgatgaagaagatgaaaatggaAATGACAACGATGATCCAACTGCCCAGAAGAAACCTCGTGTTGTTTGGTCTATTGAACTTCACCGCAAGTTTGTTTCTGCAGTTAATCAACTCGGGATCGAAAGTAATTACTTCTTTTCAACTCTCTCATTGTTCTTGATATTCTTGTTTTAA